The sequence GGCCAATTTTCTAAGAAGAAGACTTTTGAGTTTCTGGGTTTTTCCTTCGCAGTGAAGCTTCTCAATACCCATAGAACCTATATACTGAAGCAAATTACTGAACCTCTAATACTTGGTGATATTATAAGCTATCTATCATCTCTATATTAATaactttttgtaaaaaaaaaaagataaaagaagaGATGGGGAAGCAAGGGCCTTGCTATCACTGTGGAGTTACAAGTGAGTTCTTGTTGTTTCTCCAAATCAAGATTTGTTTTCTTGTGGGATAAAAGTCCATAACTTGAGAGCTGTTTACAGATTGTTTCATAATAGGAAAGAAAGAAGAACTGCTTTCAATTTGATTATGTGTAACATTTGTTGTGAACAGGCACACCTCTCTGGCGAAACGGGCCACCGGAGAAGCCGGTACTGTGCAATGCGTGTGGCTCCAGATGGAGAACGAAGGGATCACTAGTTAACTACACGCCACTTCATGCTCGTGCTGAAGGTGATGAGGTTGAGATTGAAGATCGAAGAGGTGGtcaaaagatgatgatgattaatGGAATGTCTATGAACAGAAAGAGGAAACCATACCAAGAAAGCTTCACGGTTAAGAGAACCAGCTTGGAGTTCAGTAACGGTTTCAAGAAGAGGGCTTTAGAGGAAGAAGCTAGCAACAATAGGTCGAGTTCAGGGTCTGTTGTATCGAACTCAGAGAGCTGTGATCAGTCCAACGCGTGGGAAACGAGTTTTGCTGCTTGTAAGAAGAGGACGTGTGTGGGGCGTCCGAAGgctgctgcttcttcttctgttgAGAAGCTCACAAAGGATCTCTTTAGTATTCTACAGGAACAGCAGTCTTCTTGTTGTGTCTCTGGTACTTCGGAGGAAGAGTTGCTGTTTGAGAATGAGTCACCGATGGTGATAGGACATGGGAGTGTTCTTTTGAGAGATCCTCGTGAGGACTCTGAAGCTAGCTCGCTCTTGGTTGAGAGCAGCAAGTCCTCATCAATACATTCTCATAACTTTGGTGGAAAGGCTATAAAACAGGAGCAACTCAAGAGGTAAATAACTTGGAATAAATGTGATTTAAGCAAGTGTTAAATGATCTTTTTTTGGTTGCAGGACCAAATCACAAGTCTTGGGGAGACATAGTTTACCACTCTGTAACATAGATTTGAAGGTAAAATTCATTTGCAGCTCCcaaaagtttttgttttctttgaatATTGATTTGAATGCTTTCTGCAGTATGTTTTCAACTTTGATGAGTTCAAAGAAAAATTCACAAAGGAAGAGCAACAAACACTGATGAAACTACTTCCTCAAGTTGATCTTCCTGATAGGTTAAATGCAACTTCAGTCTTTACAGATTTGTTTCATCAGCTACTTCTgagttcttaaatttttttgttttctctattTTCGCCAGCCTCTTGAGCATGTTTGAGAGTTCTCAGTTCAAAGAAAACTTCTCCTTGTTTCAGCAACTCGTTGCAGATGGTGTCTTTGGTACATCAACTTCTTCCTCTGGATCAAAACTTGAAGAGTTTAAGACACTTGCAAAGCTTGCTTTATCCGATCCTGACAAATCCCATTTGTTGGAAAGCTATCAGATGCTCAAGGTTAACGTCATATACTCTTCTTGAAACAAAATAGTTTCTTGTCTTGCGGCTTTGGCTCACGTAAATATTTGCTTCAGGATAAAGAGATTGAAGACTCTGTTACTACAACATCAAGGGTCTCAAACCCGAATACATCAGATAATAATAGTTTAGTAACCATTAAAAAACCTTGTGAAAGCCTAAACCATAACTTCTCAGGTCAAAACAAAGATTCTTCAATAGTGCCAATCCACAACTTTCTGCAATAAAAATATGTCTGTTTCTGATTAGTTTGAGTTTTGCATTCTCCAGAGACAAGGGTTGTGATGAAGAGCCCCAAAGAAGTAATGAAGATTGGATCAAAACACATTGAAACCAAAGAGATTATAGAGAACAGTGTCTCTTCCTTAAACCATATGAGCTACGGTGGATCTATGGTGTGTGGTGGCTATGAAGATAATGATAACTCTGATCAGGATCTTCTTCTTGATGTGCCGTCAAATGGATCATTCCCTCAGGCAGAGCTTCTTCACATGATATGATATGAAAGAAGAAGGTTTCTCAAACTCAATTGGTATTTCTCAGAACAAAGACTTAAAAACTCTTTAAAGATCTCTCTCTGATCTGAGGAGAAAACTCTTTCACCCTTTTTGACTTTTTCTGAGAAAAAATGTGGCCAAATGAGTTTTTCTGCAATAGAAATTGCTATCATCTGCagatacataatataaaaaaaggaaggaTTTTTTATGTAAGGGCACTTTTTGGCGGTCATATACTGTCTTCTCCTTCTTACTACtaaacttggagaacaaggaaGTTTCGTTTCCTTATTGAAATCTTTTTCTTGTGCTCAAAAGATGAGATTCATAATAACATATTTAATAGTATTAAGATACCATATGCATAAATATTTCAGTaagtaattattttaattataaaacaattttaatagatatttattattttattacaaattattaaaatttacaattgACAATTTTGCTATATTCGATACCACATTGAACTTTATATTCTATTTACACACCAGAGATCTTTGGTaagttttttacttttttttatcaatgaaTTAGTTTCcttgaaatttaaatttttttctttttggtgtaAACGTATCAATAAACCTTGGTAATCTACATTTTTTACAAACTTGAAGAATACGGTTATTGATTTTAAATGCAGTTACTTTTTACGCAAAAGCAATCATACGAACCTTATGGTGAGAATTGTGGGACCCACAAAAACTAACGGTGTTAAAAGtatattttgagaaataaaaagttaaaaggaGTCAAAGTCTCTCTCCACTAATTCTCTTCAACACTCTCTCTACCAGAAAATTTGTTTCTTTCCCGGCGACGAATAGTTTCGCCGGAGCCGGTGAGAAAACGCAGACGAgctcggagaagaagaagaagatcgatCAGTCGTTTACTGTTCTTGACCCTCGGGTAATGCATTTCTTCTTACTCTCTCTGTGATCTCACACGCTGCTTCGGAGTAAATCCTCAAAAGTAGATATCTGTGGTTGATTTGTGTAGAAATTGAATTGTTGAATCTATAATGTTAGTAAAGGAATCGACTTTGTAATGTTTTTGACAGGAAGGATGAATGGTTCACGTAAGCGATCAATCGTCTACGCCATTCGAGATTACCCACTTGGCTGTGGAACTCACCCTCAGAGATCCATCAAGATCCCAAGAACTAGTGATGTCAAGCAAGAAGACCCTGCAGGGTTTAAAATCTCTGTTCGTGATTGCGATGTTGCAGCTCCCACACGTGAGAGAATCGGTCTCAAACAAGAACCAGCAGCGTTTAGATACTCTCTCCCTGATCGTGTTCTTGCGGCTCCAAGGTTTAAAGGAGCTTGCTCCAGACAAGAAGCAGCTTTTAGAAGCTCTGTTCATGATTACGCTGTTGCAGCTCCTACACCTAAGGGAACATGTCTCAAACAAGAGCCAGCCTTTAGAAACTCTCACCATGCTCCTGTTGTTGCAGCTCCAAGGTTTAAAGAAGCTTCTTCTAAACAAGAACCAGCGTTTAGAAGCTCTGATCAACACGGTCTCACTCCTCGTGAGCAAGTGCTTGAGGTCCTGCGTCTTTTCAAAGATGTGTTCAGACAGTTGGACCGAGATAAACAAGCGAGACTCCTAGGCGGAGACTTATTCGACGCTACAGCTAGAATAGACATCCGAACGCTAGATGTGTTGGAGAAAATGGGGAAACAAGTCAACACAGAGAAGAGAATCGGACTGGTTCCAGGAGTCAACGTTGGAGACGAGTTTCAGTACAAGACCGAACTCCGTCTTGTCGGCCTTCATTTCAAGACCATGTGCGGGATCGATTACATGAATGTCGGAGATGTTAAGCTTGCAACAAGCATCGTTTCCTCGGAAGGGTATGGTTACAGCGATAAGTTTGGTGCAGGTGTTGTGGTTTATACAGGTGAAGGAGGTAACGTGGTGAGCAAGGAAAAGAAAACTGAAGATCAGAGATTGGTTAAAGGGAACTTGGCTTTGGCTAATAGTATGAGGAAGAAGAGCTTAGTGAGAGTGATACGTGGTGAAGAGAGGCTGGATAAGAAAGGGAAGCGGTATGTGTATGATGGATTGTATTTGGTTGATAAGTACTGGTTAGAGAAGGAGGTTAGAGGTACTACTGTCTACAAGTTTAAGCTTTGTAAAGTCCCTGGTCAACCTCCTCTCTGTTGACTTGAGAAGAATTACTTTTAGATGTATGAAATAAATTTGATATTGTGCAATAAGATTTTGAGGGGACAAGGTCGATTTTACTGACTTAAAATGgagttatttatattttataagtaaataaataaatcaattgACTTACGCAAATGACAAAACCTAAATTActattagaaaataataaaaggtACAAATAAGAAATTGGATGAAAATTGTAACCattatttatagagaaaaagactagaatagcactaaaccaagtttttgtttccaaagtagcactcaaggctcaaagtcacaaaaataggtttcattaaagaggtaatgtacacttatacccctagggttaattaatccaaacttagggtttagagttaaggggtggggttttggaattagggtttaaaattttataaataataaataataaaataaaaaataaaaattttaaaaacagtttcaaaaagtatttttaaattataaaaaaaaaatttaaaaaaataagtaaaaaaaaaatttgaatttttttttttaaaaaattataaaaatttcgaatctgaaaacatataatctgaaactataaaaaaaaaatttctttttttttatttttatttttttatttttatttattttagtttgtttatttaattttaaaccaagggtattatagatattttaccctttaatgaatgtcatttttgtgactttctccttctagtgctatttttgagacataaacttcaaaaggtgctattattgacaattgcccatatTTATATCGAAGgctttttaattaaatatactaTATTCAGTTTATATGGATAATGCAGGGCAGTCCTATAAAATAGCACCCCACCCTAAATTTATGGGTCAACAAaatttagtatatattataagaaaaccAGAAACACAAACTCTTAGGGGACTACATTTTTGGATCAAGATTTGAGTAAATCCAAGAAAAATTGAGATTTGAGTAAATCTTAAAAAGATTTGAGTAAAGATTCATGGGGTTTTGAAGAAATTTTGAGAGTttttgaagaattttttttaattttaaatatttctaaataatatttttaaaaaattactataGTTTGACATTTATCgttttatgaaaaatataagaatttttaaaaatcgactttcaaagaagttttatttttttctatttcaaattgtttttttttaatgtgaagtaaattttttattcttttaagaAGTTTCAAATACCATCATTTGAAGTGGTATTTAGATCATTGTTTTCACTATAAAATATCATCCAAACTGAGCTCGAGAATTATCTTCTCATGGTTGGTTTATGTAACTCTCTAGCAAATACATCTCTCTTCATTCTTTGGCCGGGTTCGGTCTCTTTTATCTTCTTGTCTATGTAGACGATATTTTAATCACTAGAAACGGTGAGCCAACGATGCAGTAAATTCTTCATCAACtagcaaatcatttttccattaaattgaattattttctcGGCGTTAAAGATGTGTGTACCTTTGCTGGACTTCACTTGTCTCAAAGGAAATATATCATGGACCTGTTTCATAAACATGGGATGACTGATGCAAAACCCATGGGAACACCAATGGCATCCTCGCCTAAGCTCACTCTCTGCTCAGGCACGTAACTCTCGGACCCAACGACATATCGTCGACTTGTGGGAAGTCTACAATACCTTGCCTTCACCAGATTAGACGTATCATGTAGTGGATATGAGGACATATTCAAAATGGTTTGCTCAGAGTCGCAAATGTGAGCCACGAGACCAGCTTGCAGATGCTTTGACACAACCATTACCACGCACCAAGTTCATCAAGCGCAGAGACAAGACAAGAGTGTCCACTGCCCCCTCCGTCTTGCGGGGGTGTGGAAAGAATACATTAGTATCCCAAAGATATCTCTCTAATATCTTATGTATCATACACTTATGGAATGTACTCTTAATACCTAGACCTTGTTGGGAAGACTTTCGATACAATTTTCCATTCAGTTCTTCATATTTAACCAAATATTTTCTAACAGTCTTGTATATTACTGTCAGTTCCCCGTTAACTTGTCTCAGACCAAATGACCCAATGATGTTCTTGACACTGCACAGCTCTCCTTGATATCACTACGTCATAATATCATCACTCCGAGCTGAAACTCCTTCCTCTATTTACTTGTATGAAGAATACACCAACACGTTGATTTCTTGTGCACTgatattcttcttcttgttctcacTTTATTTCTTCTCCTCCCGCAAACATAACATGTGCCCATCTTGCACCGCTATTTAAACTCAAATAAGACACACCGTCTTACTTCCGTGTTAGAAAGACTATTGACACAAGACCCATAACATATTGCAAGTTAACTTTGAGAACCAATGCACTCTCCTACGCCTGAACTTCCTTTAGCCCATCACTACAGCTTCTTCGAATGTTCACGAAACACCACCATCTTTCTTCAAACCATAACCTGAAGCTGTAACATCATCTACACCTTGATCTAGACTCCTTCCCATTTAGATAGATCAGTTTTGAATACACTTTGTACTGCCATGAGTAATGTAACCTGCTACCTAACTTCAACCTTGTCAGGAAGACTTTATATACTGACCTTGTTCAAATCCCTTAAGATGAGTGTTATTGCTTAAACACCTTGTACTTCCCTAAGCCAAAGACACGTTACTCTTTGATCTGCGATTCCGTTGAAACTCTGTGATCTTTTCTACACCCGCAATCAAAACCTATATGgttctgataccacttgttagGAGTTATTTATCGCTAAATTTCTTAATTCTTTAACACAGATAATTTGATCACCGAATTCCCGCCACAATTTTTACTATCAATCAAAGGGTTTAAACAAACATTTTAAGCGCTTAATAGGAAGAAACAACGAAGAATAAGGAAGATCGAAGAAACTATATCCCGAAGCAACATGACTCGAACAGTGTCTTTTGTCCTCTCTCTACTTAGCTCAAACATTTATGTATCCTAATAGGATTATGACATAATTTTCTTATCGCAACTTCCTTTAATGCTTTACTTTCTTTTATGCATTTGTTAATCAATAAACATAGCCGATGTTGCTTATTGTGCGGTCTAAAACAAGGATGGGCCATGTGCAAGGAATTGGGCTAAGAAATTGAGCCTAATAcccaaaaaaaactctaaaataaaattttagttatgattttataaacttaAAATCAATAATAGGAATATGGTTTttcataaatgaaaaaaaatctgCGGAATCGCGCGGATCTatatctaataattttttttgtcagcttaTCTAGTAATAACTTAAAACTATATCTCTGAAGTtagaacataaaatatatattattagatttAGAAATCAATATCTTAAAGCTTTATATTTAGTGTTTTAAAAGTTATTGATATAAATCTACAACAATAAAATCTAGCGCTGCAACATAAAAACTTACATcctatatttaaattaaagtgACAGCCTATATCAATCAATCCTTTTATCTTCCTAAATGATGCAGTGTGAAAACCAATTTATTAATgcatatcttttatttaaaaaaatcatttttttgtgaTCTTCTTGAACTTTTAACAGCAAAACATTCTTCTATAGACTGAAAGTTTATATAACTAATTATGATTAATTGATTCCACACAATACTTTTTCATTTCCTGTGAACAACAAGGCAGCATTGCATGATTGATTTACTAATCTAACAGTCATAACTactttttaatttcatttacCAAATGGTCAACACAATTACATACAATATCTTATGAACATTAAAATCCGAATCCATGCCTATCCATAAGACATACCTTTAATTAATGTACATATgattacatttttatataaatagagactattaactaataaaaaaaaaactactcaaACTCTTCACTAATTCTTTACAGAAATATGAATCCTTCTCAAAAGCGACCAGTTGTCTATGCAGGTGATGTTGTTGTTGATCATGCTGCTGCAAATTCAGAACCTGTTGGAGTTTCTCTCGGAGAAGATCATGTTCCTACACCTCGTGAGAAAGTGCATGAGGTCTTGCGTGTTTTCAAAGAAGTGTTCACACAGTTGGATCGAGAGAAACAAGCTAGGCGCGGTGGAGATTTATACGAGGCGACATCTCGAATAGACCTCAAAACACAAGTTTTCTTAGAGAAAGAAGGCAAACATGTGAACACACCGAACAGAATTGGACAAGTTCCTGGAATCGAAGTTGGGGATGAGTTCCAGTACAAAGCTGAGCTTCGTGTCATCGGGCTTCATTTCAGGATCATGTCCGGGATCGACTATGTGGAAGTTGAAGGTGTGAAGTTGGCGACAAGCATCGTTTCGTCGGAAAGATATGATTTTGATGATAAGTTTGATGCTGATGTTGTGATATATACTGGTGAAGGAGGAAACGTGATTAACAAGGAAAAGAATGCTGAAGATCAGAAGATGATAAAGGGCAATTTAGCATTAGCTAACAGCATGAGGCATAAGAGGGAAGTGAGAGTGATACGTGGAGACGAGAGATGGGATGGTAAAGGGAAGCATTATGTGTATGTTGGATTGTATTTAGTTGATAAGTACTGGTTGGAGAAAGGAGCTAGTGGTAAGAGTGTGTACAAGTTTAAGCTTTGTAGAATTCCTGGTCAACCTCCGCTAACTTGAGAACCATATTTGAAGGAACTatcaaataaatgaaaaactaTAATGTATAACTAATAAATGAAAGTATTATTTAATAAACGGTTGATAATGAAGtatgttcttttttctttttcaaatagAGAGGAAAGCTGTATGTGCATCAGTATGATGAGTTGGATTTGGTTCATTGGCAAGAGAGGTCATGGAggtaaaattataattaagaaTAAGCATTCTAGGGTTCCTGGCCAGCCTTCCAGTAATTTGAGACATTATTGTGAGATGAAATTTTACGTACATAAATATTGGACCATATTTTTAAGAATACCAATAAAAATAGTTAGACGTCGTGTTACTATTGTTAGGCATATTGCAAAATTGACGTAGTTTATAACTAATAACgtgtattttcttataaaaaaatcttggtaaatataataaaaacacgaTGTTTACACACTAATTTCTTTTAACTCTAACGCAATCAATTTAATGAGTTTCCACAGTACTTTTTTTAATCTACTCACCTTTAGTTCTTGCATTTTTCACATTTGTATTAgtgaattaaaattattttcgtgCAACTACTGAATAATACAATCGATTGAAAGGGGTTAGGGTTGCATCAAAAAATAATGTGATCACTTCACTCGGCacctgaattttatttttcagtcCATATATACAATCTACTTAGAAAAATAGCTCACGGTGAACCACTCTCATTTAATACCTCCAACTACCATAGAGAAAGTAGAAGAAATAGCTTATGTCAAATATATTTGGCAGTGTCTTAAAACATAACTAGATATTaacccgcacatccgtgcggatatatttatatttttaaattaacttttaaaagataaaatatgttataaagaaatatatttaatatcaattttatgtatataatttttattttaaaaacatttatttgttgaaatttgtttgatgatattgtacagatcatatattaatgaagtatttttgtttatttatttaaaatataacatcaatattaatagtttaattttaaatattaattttatatgaattaataaaaaaaattattagcttctttgtttagaaatttttattctcgaaatgtttttatgtgaataaaataattttttttatattttaaaatattattttatttaatatattatatttcagtttaatgtttttatttttactaaaatatcaaacataaaatgttacaaccaataaaatattatttattttgttttatataaaaataataatttgataatttaaaaagaattaggctatactatttaatttcaaaattagttactgaaatatattaaatatgatctatattaaatatgataaacagtcaaatgataattacctaatgacaatatatttcttttttcttagaaatgttaatgtttagatgtatatttttttgttaggggaatattatatatgaataattttaacatgtttagttaaatttctaatgaatggtctaacatagacttgtgtatggtagataaaaaatactactctattttaatagagtagataaaGAAAGGAAAACCAACAACATCCTTTCTACAGAAAGACAAAACTGAAGTTGCTATGTTTTCAAACTAATTGTGATTAAATCCAGCTGTTACAAATGTGAAATGGGGAACTCATTATGATTGATTCGGAACTGGTAAAGGATACAATTAATTTCGGTAAATGACATACATAAACAAGTTATACTATAGATATCAGTGTTGTTTTATTAAATCCACAACGTTTAAGAATAACTCGAGTTTATCAGCAGCTTCAGAAACACTTCAGGAGAAGTCACCAATTCAGATTTTATGATACAATTTTTGGGCCTAAAAGTTAAGTTGAAATTTGGATATTCAACTAATTCAAAGAGGGATTATATTAAAGCTAAGAAGTGACTTAAAAGTCTTTTCAGAAACAGATTTCCTTCACAATGCGTACAAATGATTAGGCATTTCCACTAATAGGAGTAGTAGAGAAGTAAATTCGTATCAGGAAGGGTTTGTTGAGTCAAAAATGTACATCCAATATAACTGACAAAAAAGCAAATTTGATGGacaaaacaaagaagagaagatCATAGAGAAAGATATAGAGAGTTAACAGAGTAGAATACCCACAAAATGTGTAGCGCCGTTTTGATTCATGCGGTTACATATGTTGAGAAGCTGCTGATAGTGGTTATGTGGGAGAAGCTAAGGTGAGTTTTAGGATGAAACCGATGATGAGTCCGATGAGTCCAACCAAAGCTGCCAACTTCAAGGATAGCCCGCTGTTACTCTGGTTTCTTCGTCTCTTCACCATCTCCTGCAATGTCAATTTAACAACGTGATTGGAGATTTTTAACGAAAACAGTTAAGTTCTCAGCGATGGAATATCAAGGAAAAGTTTATGGAGGCGTACCAATTCATGCTGCAGCTGTTGTGTTTGCTTAACAGCTGCATCTCGCTCTTCCTTCAGCCGCTGTATAGTCTGATGATACATATTGATAGTAAAGAAGTTAGAATGGGAATTAAAACAAGGGAAGAACTTAGTCTCTTTTAGACTATGATGTGGTGAGATTCTGTGAGTTACAGCTGTGGTACCTTTGCTCACACTATGAAGAAAGGTATATAAcagagacaaaagaaaaaacaatatttaaagtataaaaaattCTCTGTATCT comes from Brassica rapa cultivar Chiifu-401-42 chromosome A02, CAAS_Brap_v3.01, whole genome shotgun sequence and encodes:
- the LOC103853786 gene encoding GATA transcription factor 27 isoform X1, which encodes MGKQGPCYHCGVTSTPLWRNGPPEKPVLCNACGSRWRTKGSLVNYTPLHARAEGDEVEIEDRRGGQKMMMINGMSMNRKRKPYQESFTVKRTSLEFSNGFKKRALEEEASNNRSSSGSVVSNSESCDQSNAWETSFAACKKRTCVGRPKAAASSSVEKLTKDLFSILQEQQSSCCVSGTSEEELLFENESPMVIGHGSVLLRDPREDSEASSLLVESSKSSSIHSHNFGGKAIKQEQLKRTKSQVLGRHSLPLCNIDLKYVFNFDEFKEKFTKEEQQTLMKLLPQVDLPDSLLSMFESSQFKENFSLFQQLVADGVFGTSTSSSGSKLEEFKTLAKLALSDPDKSHLLESYQMLKVNDKEIEDSVTTTSRVSNPNTSDNNSLVTIKKPCESLNHNFSETRVVMKSPKEVMKIGSKHIETKEIIENSVSSLNHMSYGGSMVCGGYEDNDNSDQDLLLDVPSNGSFPQAELLHMI
- the LOC103853786 gene encoding GATA transcription factor 27 isoform X2, translating into MGKQGPCYHCGVTSTPLWRNGPPEKPVLCNACGSRWRTKGSLVNYTPLHARAEGDEVEIEDRRGGQKMMMINGMSMNRKRKPYQESFTVKRTSLEFSNGFKKRALEEEASNNRSSSGSVVSNSESCDQSNAWETSFAACKKRTCVGRPKAAASSSVEKLTKDLFSILQEQQSSCCVSGTSEEELLFENESPMVIGHGSVLLRDPREDSEASSLLVESSKSSSIHSHNFGGKAIKQEQLKRTKSQVLGRHSLPLCNIDLKYVFNFDEFKEKFTKEEQQTLMKLLPQVDLPDSLLSMFESSQFKENFSLFQQLVADGVFGTSTSSSGSKLEEFKTLAKLALSDPDKSHLLESYQMLKDKEIEDSVTTTSRVSNPNTSDNNSLVTIKKPCESLNHNFSETRVVMKSPKEVMKIGSKHIETKEIIENSVSSLNHMSYGGSMVCGGYEDNDNSDQDLLLDVPSNGSFPQAELLHMI
- the LOC103853787 gene encoding YDG domain-containing protein At5g47150; this translates as MNGSRKRSIVYAIRDYPLGCGTHPQRSIKIPRTSDVKQEDPAGFKISVRDCDVAAPTRERIGLKQEPAAFRYSLPDRVLAAPRFKGACSRQEAAFRSSVHDYAVAAPTPKGTCLKQEPAFRNSHHAPVVAAPRFKEASSKQEPAFRSSDQHGLTPREQVLEVLRLFKDVFRQLDRDKQARLLGGDLFDATARIDIRTLDVLEKMGKQVNTEKRIGLVPGVNVGDEFQYKTELRLVGLHFKTMCGIDYMNVGDVKLATSIVSSEGYGYSDKFGAGVVVYTGEGGNVVSKEKKTEDQRLVKGNLALANSMRKKSLVRVIRGEERLDKKGKRYVYDGLYLVDKYWLEKEVRGTTVYKFKLCKVPGQPPLC
- the LOC103853788 gene encoding YDG domain-containing protein At5g47150 codes for the protein MNPSQKRPVVYAGDVVVDHAAANSEPVGVSLGEDHVPTPREKVHEVLRVFKEVFTQLDREKQARRGGDLYEATSRIDLKTQVFLEKEGKHVNTPNRIGQVPGIEVGDEFQYKAELRVIGLHFRIMSGIDYVEVEGVKLATSIVSSERYDFDDKFDADVVIYTGEGGNVINKEKNAEDQKMIKGNLALANSMRHKREVRVIRGDERWDGKGKHYVYVGLYLVDKYWLEKGASGKSVYKFKLCRIPGQPPLT